In Heyndrickxia vini, the sequence TACTAATGCATGCGGAACTGCTATGTCTTCCTCCTCACTTATTTCTTGTCTTCTTTCAATGAATGAATTTGAAAGTAGTATAGAAGTTTATAATAATGGTGGAAAAGTACGATGTGTTGTTCATAAGTATGAAGACGAATACAAAATTGATTTAATTGGGAATGCGACATATATTTATGAAGCTGAAATTAAATTAGACCTTATAAAACCTGAACTATTTCAAGTGATCCAGAAATCAAGTTTTGATGAGCAGAAGCATTATGAGGAACTTGAAAGATATGCTAATCAACGAATAAAAAAAGAACTATGTGTATAAATAAAAACATCGACGCTGTGTCGATGTTTTTCATTTGCTTTGTTTCAAAAAGTTTAAAATTGGTTCAAATGGCTGATTATTCTTTATCGAAAAGAAGTTTTCAAACGGGCAAGAGAATTTATTCATTCGATGTAAAACTGCTTTCATTGTAAATTGTTCCGGATGAAGTTGCTCATTCACTTCGTTCCAAAACAACGGTGTTGCAATTAATGCATCTTCATGTCCACGCATTGAATAAGGCGCAATAATTGTTTTTCCTTCCGCATGTTGTACAAAATCGACATACAGTCTGCCTTTTCGATTTTTTTTAAGTCGTTCGATTGTAAATAAGTCTGGTTTTTCCGTAACAAGGTAGTTTGCAATAAATTCAGTAAATAAGCGTGTATCATCCCAGCTAAATTGTTTTTCAGGTAAAGGGATATAAACTTGTAGGCCTTTATTTCCTGATGTTTTTATGAAACTAACTAATTCCAACTGGTCAAATATTTTTTTCATCATTTGACTTGCTTTTACTGCTAAGTGGAATTCATTGCGCGACGGCGGATCAAGATCAAACACAATCTCACTTACATATCGATCTGAAATAGTATGAAAAGGTATATGGAATTCAATGGATAATTGATTAGCGAGCCACATTAGCGTTTTTAGATCATTGCAAACAATATAGTGTATTCCGTCTTTTAGATGTGTTTGAATAAAACCGGGTGCATAATCAGGACAATTTTTTTGATAAAAGGGCTCTCCAAATATTCCATGCGGGTATCGGATGACAGTTAATGTTCGATTTTGTAAAAAGGGAAGCATAAATGAAGAAATCTTTCTCATATAGCGAATAAAATCCAACTTGGAAATCGCATCTTTTTCCCATAATGGTTTGTCCGGATGAGTAATTGATATATCTATTGGAATTTGTGCTTCGTCTATTAAAAATTGTTCATAGGTACATTCTTCAGGGGATAAATCAAATCGAAAAGCATGAAAATGTGGCTCTCTTAGTTTATTTTCAAACCATTCCAGGTAATATATATCAACACAAATAGATGGATGAATATTTAGCAGTCCATGATTACTGGCATATGCATTCTCTTTAATAACTTTGTTTAAAGCTCGTTTTTTATCAGCATCAATGCTAAATAAAAACAATCCTAAAGGATAAACAATCTTATCCTTGTATACACCAATATGATAATATCCGTTAGAAGAATCCAAGCCTATTATAAAGCATGATACTTTTTTCCAATTTTTAAGTTTAACCCATGTTTCAGTTCGTTTCCCTTCCTCCCATTTGCTGTCAATCGTTTTCGCCACAATGCCTTCCCCATCAAAGGATTTAACCCGCTTCCATACTTTGTTAAAATCCTTTTCACTCAAAATTTGTTGAATTAAATTTTGGCTCGCATTTGTAGGATTCGTGGGTAATTCCATCCTGTTAATGAAGTTATTTAGCTGATATTTCCTTTCCGCTAATGATTGGCTAATTAGTGATTGCCCTTTAATTTTTAACAAATCAAATACTAATAATTTACATTGGCGTTTTTTCGCATATTCAGAAATTTTATCCTCTGATTTCAATCGTCCTCTTATTTGTAATTCTCCAAAATTTGCTTTCCCGGAATTTTCTAACACTACTATTTCGCCATCTAATATTAATGGTAAAAAATCCTTTACACGTTCATTTATGCTCATTAAGTACGTTTCAATTTCCGGAAATTGTGGAAGCAGGTCTTTTTCATTTCTACTCCACAAATGCATAACATTGTGATTCCATTCTAATATCGCACGAAATCCATCATATTTAATTTCGTATATCCAATTACTATCTAAAGGAGGATCGGTTTTCAGTGTCGGAAGCATTGGTTTCATTCATTATCACCACACATTTTTTTCTTATAGTGCCCGACTATGTTTATAGTAGTATTTCCAATAAATTTTAAGTATGAAAATCTTATTAAATAAAATGCTTATAATAAGAAGAAAAATAGGAAGGATGTATTAGATGCATACGATATGGAAGGGAAGCATTAGCTTTGGTTTAGTAAATATACCGATTAAATTGCATGCAGCAACGGAAGATAAAGATATTAAGTTGAGATCGCTTCATAAAAAATGTCATACACCGATAAAATATGAAAAAATATGTCCAGTTTGCGAAACTGAATTGTCTATGGATGATATCGTTAAGGGTTATGAGGTAGCAAAGGGGAAATTTATCGTATTGGACGAGACTGAATTAAATGAACTAAAAAAGGTTGCGGAAGAAAAAGCCGTTGAAATAATAGACTTTATAAAAATTGAAGAAATCGATCCCATTTATTTTAATCGAAGTTATTATATGTCACCAAATGAAGGTGGAATGAAAGCCTATGGTTTACTAAGAAAAGCTCTGGCGGAAACAGATAAAGCGGGATTGGCTAAAATCGTTATGCGTTCAAAGGAACAGTTAGCAATTATAAGGGTGTATGAAAATACTTTATTAATGGAAACAATCCATTTTCCAGATGAAGTTAGAAACGTTGGGGATGTACCGAATGTTCCAGCAGATGATCAAGTATCAAAAAAAGAAATTGACACGGCAATTTTGTTAATTGAACAATTAACGACTTTTTTTGAACCGGAAAAATATACTGACGAATATCGCACAAAACTAATGGATTTAATTAACAATAAGCAAGTAAGTAAACAAACTGTAACACCGAAGGAAAAAATATCAAGTACAAATGTAACTGACTTGATGGCAGCTCTCCAAGCATCCATTGATAAAACAAAACCAAAGGAAGAAAAGAAAGCGCCAGCAAGAAGAAAAAAAGCACCTTCAAAAGCTAAAAAAGTTCAATAAGGGACATCGATAAGGGAGGAAACAACCTCTAGGTATATGCTAATATAAAAGGGAGATGCAGGAGGTTAAGTATGAATAAACGGTCTTTATCGTTGGGAATTAGTGTCATTTTTTTTATTGCTCTTTTTATTTGGGGTTTTGTAGAAATTTCAAGTGGTTTAAACGGTTCAGAAATTAGAGGCTTTGATAACCGAATTATTTCCTTCGTTCAAGGAAAAATATCCGATAGACTAACATCAGTTATGTTGGTAATTACTTTTTTTGGCTCGGTTAAAGGTGTAGCCATCATCACAATCATTGTTATCTTAATACTATTTTTTTCTCGCCACCGATTATTATGTTTATTTTTAGCAGTAACGATTGGTATTGGGGCAGGAGTATTTAATCGTATATTAAAATTGTATTTTAAACGTGAGCGACCCGATATCCATCCTATTATTCAGGAAAATGGTTTTAGTTTTCCGAGTGGACATTCAATGGGATCGATGATCTTATATGGGAGTCTCGCTTTTATATTGGTAAAGTTGGCCAAGCATAATTGGTCAAAAGGTATTGGCATATTAGTGGGGATTATTATTATTTTTGTTGTAGGCTTAAGCCGAATATATTTAGGTGTTCATTATCCAAGTGATGTAGTAGGGGGATATATTGCAGGTGCTTTTTGGCTGTTAATTTGTATAACTATATTTGAAATTATTGGAAAATGGCATCAGCGGAAGAAAACAAACTAAACGTGAATATCAAGCATTATTGAAGGGAATATAAATAGGCGTCCGTCCATTTTTGCCCAAATTTAAAATTAAATATTCCCAAATACCTATAGATGAATATGATGCTAGGGAAGTTTTAAATAAGGGAGGAATGACCAGATGAGTGGTGCAGTTGGTGGTGTTGGTTACGGTGGCGGCTTTGCCTTTATTGTCGTCTTGTTTATTCTTTTAGTTATCGTTGGTGCAGCGTATGTTGGCGGCGGTGGTTACGGCGGCGGATACGGAGTTGGACCAGGGTACGGGTATGGATACGGTTGCGTTTGTTAATAACCAATTTCATTTTGTATAGAGAATTGTCTATTGAATAATTTTAAGGCACCTTTTCCGAGGTGCTTTTTTTGTACTTAGATGTATTTAATTATGAATTAAAATGGTAATTATCCCTTATTTTCCTTGATTTTTTTTTGGCCCTGTTTTAATATAATAAATAAATAAATTAATTTTTTCAAAAACAATTATTATTTTAAGGATGCAAATACGCCGTTAGATTCACATGTTATAAAGAGTGTCTACTTTTTTGTGTGGATATTCCTTATAATATGTGAATTTTTATTTACTTCGTAAATATGAGTAACATATTAAAAAATTTTTGGAGGTTGTCTATACATGGCACAAGGTACAGTTAAATGGTTCAACAGTGAAAAAGGCTTTGGTTTCATTGAAGTTGAAGGCGGAAATGACGTATTTGTACATTTCAGCGCAATTGTTGGCGAAGGCTACAAAACTTTAGAAGAAGGTCAACGTGTAGAATTCAATATTGTTGAAGGTCAACGTGGACCTCAAGCTGACAACGTAGTAAAACTTTAATCTTATAACAAAAAAACTGCCAGATTGGCAGTTTTTTTATTTATAAGATTAATATAGTTTTCGCCAATATTTGACAAGGAAATCATTTGAATATAACATGTATAAATATTGTGTTATAATGAACTTATCAATGAAATCTAAGAATAGAAAAAGAAATAAATGATTAAAATGTCGATTAATCAAAAAATTAATCGATTTTTTTATGTAGTGCGGAAATACCGATTTAGATAAAAATACTTGATTTTTTTTTAGAAAGTAATAAAATAATTGAGTATCAAATATTCTAGGGAATATAATTCTTAAAAAAAACGTCACCTTAGGTCAGCAAATGACTATTAGGAGGTATACAATGGGAAATATTAAATCAAAATTTCATAGTTTGTTAAATAAAAAGTATTCATTATTCTATTTAATTGTAGTACTGTTTTGGTTAAAGTCTTATGCTGTGTATCAAAGTGAATTTAATCTTGATATTAAGAATAGCATGCAAGAGTTTTTACTATTTTTTAATCCGATAAGTTCCGCATTATTCTTTTTTGCGTTTGCATTGTTCTTTAAAGGACGTGCCCGATCTATAGCTTTAGTTGTTATAGATTTAGTGTTATCGATTCTGCTGTATGCAAATGTGTGTTATTACCGCTTCTTTAATGACTTTATTACTATTCCTGTTCTTTTCCAAACGAAAAACTTCGGTGATTTGGGCGGTAGTGCAGCAGCATTGATGAAACCATATGATGTTCTTTATTTTCTAGACACAATTATTTTAGTAGGTTTGCTTGTCTTTAAAGTAGTTAAATCTCAATCAGAAAAAATGAATCGTCGTTCTATTTTTGCTGTATTTGCAGCAGCAATAGCTTTTTTTATCATTAATTTAGGTCTTGCAGAAGCAGACAGACCCGAATTGTTAACACGAACTTTTGATAGAAATTATATTGTAAAGTATCTTGGTGCATATAATTATACAATTTATGATGCTATCCAAACGACTAAATCATCAGCGCAAAGGGCATTTGCTGATAGTAGTGATGTTGTTGATATTGAAAACTATGTAAAAGCAAATCATGCAGAACCTAATAAAAAATATTTTGGTGCAGCAAAAGGAAGAAATGTAATTTATATTTCTTTGGAGTCTTTTCAAAACTTCCTTATTAATTACAAACTTGATGGTCAAGAGGTTACACCGTTTTTAAACAAATTAACTCATGACCAAAACACATTTTATTTTGACAACTTCTTCCATCAAACTGGACAAGGAAAGACATCTGATGCTGAATTTATGATGGAAAATTCATTATTCCCACTGCCAAAAGGTGCGGTATTTACAACGAAAGCAGCAAACACATATCAAGCAGCACCGGCTATTTTGGGACAAAAAGGATATACATCTGCTGTATTCCACGGAAATTATAAAACATTCTGGAATCGTGATGAAATGTACAAATCCTTAGGGTATGATAAATTTTTTGATGCAAATTATTACGATATGAGTCCGGAAAATACAATTAACTACGGTATGGAAGATAAGCCGTTTTTTAAAGAGTCAATGCCTTATCTTGAAAAGCTTCCACAACCGTTCTATACAAAATTTATCTCTTTATCAAACCATTTTCCGTTTGAGTTAAATAATGATCCTAATTTCCCTGAAGGAGATTTTGGAGATAATATTGTTAATAAATATTTCCAAACAGCGCATTATTTAGATCAGTCAATAGAACAATTCTTTAATGACTTAAAGGCTTCAGGTTTATATGATAACTCGATTATTGTGATGTACGGTGACCACTATGGTTTATCTGAAAATCATAATAAGGCAATGGCAAAAGTTATGGGTGTAGATGAGATCACACCATATATTAATGCTCAATTACAAAGAGTACCATTGTTTATCCATGTACCGGGTGTAAAAGGGAAAATTGATCATACGTATGGTGGAGAAGTTGATGTACGTCCTACATTAATGCATTTACTTGGCGTCAATACAAAGGAATATATAACTTTTGGTAATGATTTATTATCAAAAGAACATCATGAGCTAGTTCCATTTAGAAATGGTGATTATGTTTCAAAAGAATATACGCAAATAAGTGGTGAATGTTATAGTAATCCTTCTGGAGAAAAAGTAGATAACAAACTTTGCCGGGATAATGACAAAGTTGCAAAGACTGTGCTTGAACTTTCTGATAAAGTAGTTTATGATGATTTACTTCGTTTCTATACACCAAAAGGGTTTACACCAGTAAAACGTGAAAATTATGATTATACAAAAGATCAAACGGTTAATGATACAAACATTAATAATAGTAAATAAAAAAATCCCCTTCAATGGGGATTTTTTTTATTTGTTAGCATGAATACTTAATTTTAACCAATTATATTAGTTATATGGAAAATGAACAGTGTTTTTAATTATCATTTTTCTCTTTTTTAATCGGTGTAATTTCTTCAGAAGATTCCATAGCATAATTCATAACCGATATCCTTCGTTTACTTGTTTTTTCTTGCGGATAAAATCTTCTATACAAATAAATGTGAAAAAAGTACTCACATAAAGCGACACCCAATCCGCCAACAATTGAGGCCCAGAATAACGTACGATAGTTGTCTAGGTTTCCGTAAGAGACTATTGACCATATAATTAGAAAGGACAAACCAAAATCGACAGAAGTTGCCACTACATTATTGGTGCGGGGTAATAGCAATTTATCCCCAATTATATATGAAATAACACCGATAACAGCAGTAATTAAAATTACACTTTGAATAGACATGCCATAGATTAACCCGAGTATGACAAACAAGGCGATAAAGGAAGCAATGAACTTAATAGCTAATGCAGTTAGTGTCTTCATTGTATGAACTCCTTTTAGGAAGATGTTATTATTTTCTTATTAAATCGTTTATTTTATTCATAAAAAAAGCTACTTAACCAAAATGATTAAGTAGCGCTCCAGTCAAATAAAGTACTGAAGAAAACTAGTTATTTACATCCTCAGATATATTGTATTTTAAATAATTATAATTCTCAGTAGGGATGGTTTTATAAATCGTCCCATTTTTATCCTTATATATTTCAAATTCCCTATATGTTTCAACCACATAACCTTGCTCTTTATCTTTTTTTGAATTGACTAGCTTATATTCCAAAACTGGATTTAAGTCATTGGTTATTGTTTTTTCATTTTCCATTGTACTTACAGGTAAACTCATATGAACATTACTTAACTCATTTTCAGTAATCGTATTAATATAAGCAAGAAATACGAATATTCCTATTAAAATAATTGATGTAAGTACTTTATATTTTTTGCTTTTCAAGTTTTTCACTCCAAACTTGTAAATTTACCGAGTAGTAATTATTTTGTTTTCCCTTGTTACTACATTTTCTAAGTAAGTTAAAAGTTGTTCTCTCATTTCGGGTCTTTTCAAGCCAATTTCGGTCATTGCTTTTAAATAGCCTAGTTTATCACCTATATCATAGCGATCGCCTTTTAATTGTAATGCGAAAGTTATTTCTTCCTGACAAATAATCCTTAAAGCATCGGTTAATTGAAACTCATTACCCACCCCTTTTTCAATGTTGCTTAAAACCGGAAAAATAGATGGCTTGAGAATATATCTTCCCATTATAGCTAGATTTGAAGGTGCCTCATTCACGCTTGGTTTTTCAAATAGATCCTCAATTTGATATAAATCGTCATGCTGTTGTCCCGGACTGATAATACCATATTTACTTACCTCACTTATTTCTACTGGTTGTACACCAATAACATTTGAATCATACTTTTCATATATGTCAATTATTTGCTTAAGTGCAGGCTGTTGCGACATCATAATATCATCGCCTAATAGAACTGCGAAAGGATCATCTCCTATAAAATGCCTTGCACATAATATTGCATGACCTAAACCTAATGGTTCTTTTTGTCGTATATAATGAATATTTGCCATATTGGTGATTTTCTTGATTTCTTTTAGCGTATCATATTTCTGTTTTTCATTAAGCACCTGTTCAAGTTCAATGGATTTATCAAAATGGTCTTCAATGGAACGTTTATTTCGGCCTGTAACAATCATAATGTTCTCAATTCCGGATTTTACTGCTTCTTCTACGATATATTGAATGGCAGGTTTATCAACTATTGGCAACATTTCCTTTGGCTGAGCTTTCGTAGCTGGTAAAAATCTAGTCCCTAAACCAGCAGCTGGAATAATCGCTTTATTAATTTTCACTGATATAACCTCCAATTTGTTTTTCTTTGAGAAATTCCGTTCGAAGGGTTTGTACATTTTAGGTACATAATAATTTGAGAGTTAATTTAATTGTATTCAGAATAAAATTTGGATAGACCTTGACATTTTTATAAAATATTTTATTTTATAGACAGTTGTATACTTCATTCTAGGAATTGCTTTTTTAATATTTCAATCAAATTTGTAAAAACTAGCTGTAAAACTATGAAGAGGAGCAAAATATGCCAATTGCTAAATGTGGTAATTTAAACTTATTTTATGAAGATTATGGAGTAGGACCCGCTATTATATTTATTCATCCACCCGGAATGGGAAGAAAAACATTTTTGAAGCAATTACCTCTTCAAAACGATTTTCGATTACTAATACCTGATTTCTCAGGTCATGGAGATAGTATCTCACATGATGGAGAAATGACAATTTCACTTTATATGAAAGAAATAGAGGCAATACGAAAACATGCTGAAGTAAGTGAATTGTTTTTATTTGGGTATTCAGCAGGAAGTATAATTGTACAAGAATATGCAATTAAATACCCAATGAATGTAAAAGGTGTTATATTATCAGGTGGGTATCCTAAAATCGTAAATGAAATGCTGAAAATTGAACACCAAATAGGGATTAATATGGTTATGTTTGCGCCAAAAGTACTAGCCAAAGTATTATCAGTCAGCCATTTTTATGAAAAAACATTGCAATTAGAGTTGTATGAACATATTTTGAAATCAAATCGATATACTTGGAGACAGTTTTATATTGAATCATTGCATTTTAATTGTTTAGGGCGGTTATCTTTATTAAATGCTCCATTGATGCTTTTATATGGAACAATGTCAGATATTATTAATCAGCATGTAAAATTATATCCGAAAATTATTGATACTGAAATCCACTTTATTAAAGGTGCAGGACATCAATTGCCAACGAAAAATGATAAAAAAGTAAATGATTTAATCGCTCAGTTTATTAATAAACAAGTATATAATAATTTGATTATGTAAACTTCGCTATGTAAATTTTTATTAAAGATGTTTTACATTTTTACTTGGAAAAGTTTAAATGGTATCAAAGGAGGGACAAAAATGAATGATCAAAGATTTTCAATTGCTCATAAGGAGGCATGGATTGGTGTTGGTATCGCAATCATCCATTTCCTATGGTGGTTTGGTTTTGCTTACGGGCTTGGAAGGGGGAAAGTAGAAGATTATACATATATTTTAGGGTTACCTGCATGGTTTTTTTATAGTTGTATTATTGGGTTTATCGTTATTGTGTTTTTAGTATTTATTGCTGTTAAGTTCTTTTTTAAAGAAGTACCTTTTGGAAATGAGGAAAGTGGTGGACAATGAATATTCAAGTAATTATTCCTCTAGTAATATTTTTACTATTATTTTTTATTGTAGGTTTATTAGCATCGCGATATATAAAAAGTTCTGATTCTTTTATCCAAGAATATTTTTTAGGTAGTAGACAAATGGGCGGTTTTATTTTAGCGATGACCATGGTTGCAACATATGGAAGTGGTAGCAGCTTTATCGGTGGTCCTGGGGCTGCATATAATTATGGATTAGCATGGGTGTTATTGGCGATGACACAAGTTGTAACTGGTTATTTTGTTTTAATGGTTTTAGGTAAGAAGTTTGCAATTATTTCTCGCAAATATGATGCAATTACATTGATTGATTTTTTAAAAGCAAGATATCAATCAAATTGGGTTACAATAATTGCTGCCGTTAGTATCGTTATCTTTTTGTTCTCTTCTATGATCGCTCAATGGGTTGGCGGAGCTAGATTAATGGAATCGATTTTAGGAGTTTCTTATACAACGGCATTATTTATTTTTGCCGTTTCCGTACTCATTTATGTTATTATTGGAGGGTTTCGGGCAGTTGCAATAACTGACACGATCCAAGGAATAGTTATGCTCGGAGGTACAATATTATTATTGATTGCTACACTTATTGCAGGTGGCGGTATTGAAAATATTATGACTGATTTAAAACAACAGAATCCCAATTTATTGAGTCCTTATGGAGCAGATCGTTCATTAACACCACTGTACATATCTAGTTTTTGGATTCTTGTTGGAGTAGGGGTTGTAGGTTTACCGCAAATTGCTGTTAGAGCAATGTCTTATAAAAATGCGAAGGCAATGCATCGGGCAATACTTATAGGAACCATTGTTATTGGAATCATTATGTTTGGTATGCATTTAATTGGAGTTCTCGCAAGAGCAATTGTGCCTGGAATTGAAAATGCAGACACCGTTATGCCAATTGTGACAATGAAAGTATTACCTGCATGGGCCGCTGGAATAGTCCTTGCTGCACCTATGGCGGCTATTATGTCAACGGTGAATTCAGTTTTAATTCTTGTTTCATCGGCTATAGTAAAGGATTTATACATAGGTTTTATCAATAAGGAGCCGACTATAAAAAAAGTAAAACAAATAAGCTTTTTTACGACTTCAATTATCGGGGTTGCTATCCTTTTTCT encodes:
- a CDS encoding YjcZ family sporulation protein, yielding MSGAVGGVGYGGGFAFIVVLFILLVIVGAAYVGGGGYGGGYGVGPGYGYGYGCVC
- a CDS encoding YhdT family protein produces the protein MNDQRFSIAHKEAWIGVGIAIIHFLWWFGFAYGLGRGKVEDYTYILGLPAWFFYSCIIGFIVIVFLVFIAVKFFFKEVPFGNEESGGQ
- the panF gene encoding sodium/pantothenate symporter produces the protein MNIQVIIPLVIFLLLFFIVGLLASRYIKSSDSFIQEYFLGSRQMGGFILAMTMVATYGSGSSFIGGPGAAYNYGLAWVLLAMTQVVTGYFVLMVLGKKFAIISRKYDAITLIDFLKARYQSNWVTIIAAVSIVIFLFSSMIAQWVGGARLMESILGVSYTTALFIFAVSVLIYVIIGGFRAVAITDTIQGIVMLGGTILLLIATLIAGGGIENIMTDLKQQNPNLLSPYGADRSLTPLYISSFWILVGVGVVGLPQIAVRAMSYKNAKAMHRAILIGTIVIGIIMFGMHLIGVLARAIVPGIENADTVMPIVTMKVLPAWAAGIVLAAPMAAIMSTVNSVLILVSSAIVKDLYIGFINKEPTIKKVKQISFFTTSIIGVAILFLAIHPPDLLIWLNLFSFGGLEAVFIWPIIMGLYWKNGNKYGAIASMITGMGLYIYFDRFYPNPFGMHTVVIPILCSLLIFIIVSLFTKNKAIK
- a CDS encoding cold-shock protein, producing MAQGTVKWFNSEKGFGFIEVEGGNDVFVHFSAIVGEGYKTLEEGQRVEFNIVEGQRGPQADNVVKL
- a CDS encoding DNA ligase D, translating into MKPMLPTLKTDPPLDSNWIYEIKYDGFRAILEWNHNVMHLWSRNEKDLLPQFPEIETYLMSINERVKDFLPLILDGEIVVLENSGKANFGELQIRGRLKSEDKISEYAKKRQCKLLVFDLLKIKGQSLISQSLAERKYQLNNFINRMELPTNPTNASQNLIQQILSEKDFNKVWKRVKSFDGEGIVAKTIDSKWEEGKRTETWVKLKNWKKVSCFIIGLDSSNGYYHIGVYKDKIVYPLGLFLFSIDADKKRALNKVIKENAYASNHGLLNIHPSICVDIYYLEWFENKLREPHFHAFRFDLSPEECTYEQFLIDEAQIPIDISITHPDKPLWEKDAISKLDFIRYMRKISSFMLPFLQNRTLTVIRYPHGIFGEPFYQKNCPDYAPGFIQTHLKDGIHYIVCNDLKTLMWLANQLSIEFHIPFHTISDRYVSEIVFDLDPPSRNEFHLAVKASQMMKKIFDQLELVSFIKTSGNKGLQVYIPLPEKQFSWDDTRLFTEFIANYLVTEKPDLFTIERLKKNRKGRLYVDFVQHAEGKTIIAPYSMRGHEDALIATPLFWNEVNEQLHPEQFTMKAVLHRMNKFSCPFENFFSIKNNQPFEPILNFLKQSK
- a CDS encoding LTA synthase family protein translates to MGNIKSKFHSLLNKKYSLFYLIVVLFWLKSYAVYQSEFNLDIKNSMQEFLLFFNPISSALFFFAFALFFKGRARSIALVVIDLVLSILLYANVCYYRFFNDFITIPVLFQTKNFGDLGGSAAALMKPYDVLYFLDTIILVGLLVFKVVKSQSEKMNRRSIFAVFAAAIAFFIINLGLAEADRPELLTRTFDRNYIVKYLGAYNYTIYDAIQTTKSSAQRAFADSSDVVDIENYVKANHAEPNKKYFGAAKGRNVIYISLESFQNFLINYKLDGQEVTPFLNKLTHDQNTFYFDNFFHQTGQGKTSDAEFMMENSLFPLPKGAVFTTKAANTYQAAPAILGQKGYTSAVFHGNYKTFWNRDEMYKSLGYDKFFDANYYDMSPENTINYGMEDKPFFKESMPYLEKLPQPFYTKFISLSNHFPFELNNDPNFPEGDFGDNIVNKYFQTAHYLDQSIEQFFNDLKASGLYDNSIIVMYGDHYGLSENHNKAMAKVMGVDEITPYINAQLQRVPLFIHVPGVKGKIDHTYGGEVDVRPTLMHLLGVNTKEYITFGNDLLSKEHHELVPFRNGDYVSKEYTQISGECYSNPSGEKVDNKLCRDNDKVAKTVLELSDKVVYDDLLRFYTPKGFTPVKRENYDYTKDQTVNDTNINNSK
- a CDS encoding alpha/beta fold hydrolase, which translates into the protein MPIAKCGNLNLFYEDYGVGPAIIFIHPPGMGRKTFLKQLPLQNDFRLLIPDFSGHGDSISHDGEMTISLYMKEIEAIRKHAEVSELFLFGYSAGSIIVQEYAIKYPMNVKGVILSGGYPKIVNEMLKIEHQIGINMVMFAPKVLAKVLSVSHFYEKTLQLELYEHILKSNRYTWRQFYIESLHFNCLGRLSLLNAPLMLLYGTMSDIINQHVKLYPKIIDTEIHFIKGAGHQLPTKNDKKVNDLIAQFINKQVYNNLIM
- a CDS encoding Ku protein, whose translation is MHTIWKGSISFGLVNIPIKLHAATEDKDIKLRSLHKKCHTPIKYEKICPVCETELSMDDIVKGYEVAKGKFIVLDETELNELKKVAEEKAVEIIDFIKIEEIDPIYFNRSYYMSPNEGGMKAYGLLRKALAETDKAGLAKIVMRSKEQLAIIRVYENTLLMETIHFPDEVRNVGDVPNVPADDQVSKKEIDTAILLIEQLTTFFEPEKYTDEYRTKLMDLINNKQVSKQTVTPKEKISSTNVTDLMAALQASIDKTKPKEEKKAPARRKKAPSKAKKVQ
- a CDS encoding YndM family protein; amino-acid sequence: MKTLTALAIKFIASFIALFVILGLIYGMSIQSVILITAVIGVISYIIGDKLLLPRTNNVVATSVDFGLSFLIIWSIVSYGNLDNYRTLFWASIVGGLGVALCEYFFHIYLYRRFYPQEKTSKRRISVMNYAMESSEEITPIKKEKNDN
- a CDS encoding phosphatase PAP2 family protein, translating into MNKRSLSLGISVIFFIALFIWGFVEISSGLNGSEIRGFDNRIISFVQGKISDRLTSVMLVITFFGSVKGVAIITIIVILILFFSRHRLLCLFLAVTIGIGAGVFNRILKLYFKRERPDIHPIIQENGFSFPSGHSMGSMILYGSLAFILVKLAKHNWSKGIGILVGIIIIFVVGLSRIYLGVHYPSDVVGGYIAGAFWLLICITIFEIIGKWHQRKKTN
- the galU gene encoding UTP--glucose-1-phosphate uridylyltransferase GalU; the protein is MYKPFERNFSKKNKLEVISVKINKAIIPAAGLGTRFLPATKAQPKEMLPIVDKPAIQYIVEEAVKSGIENIMIVTGRNKRSIEDHFDKSIELEQVLNEKQKYDTLKEIKKITNMANIHYIRQKEPLGLGHAILCARHFIGDDPFAVLLGDDIMMSQQPALKQIIDIYEKYDSNVIGVQPVEISEVSKYGIISPGQQHDDLYQIEDLFEKPSVNEAPSNLAIMGRYILKPSIFPVLSNIEKGVGNEFQLTDALRIICQEEITFALQLKGDRYDIGDKLGYLKAMTEIGLKRPEMREQLLTYLENVVTRENKIITTR